Part of the Allofrancisella guangzhouensis genome is shown below.
CCCGGGAGATATAGAGTTAGAGAAGAAAATTGAAGCGGTAAACAGATGGAACTCAACTGTTATCGTAGCACATGCTAATAAAAAAGACGGATCAATTGGTGGTCATATAGGTACAGGTGCAGGGGCTATGACTCTGTATGAAGTCGGTTTTAACCATTTTTGGAAAGCTCCAAATGAAAACCATGCAGGTGATTTAATTTTTTACCAAGGACACCTTTCTCCAATAGTTTATGCTCGTTCTTTTCTAGAGGGTAGAATTTCATCTGAGCAATTAGATAACTTCAGAAAACAAGCTTTTAATGGTGAAATGGCTGTTTCTTCTTATCCGCATCCTTATCTACAACCTACATATTGGCAGTTTCCTACAGTTTCTATGGGACTTGGGCCTTTGCAAGCTATTTATCAGGCTAGATTTATGAAATATCTAGAGGCAAGAGGACTAGCTAAAACTTCTGATCGTAGAGTTTGGGCATTTTGTGGTGATGGTGAAATGGATGAGCCAGAATCAATCGGCTCCATTACTAGAGCAGGTCGTGAAGGTTTAGATAATTTAATTTTTGTGGTTAATTGTAACTTACAAAGGTTAGATGGTCTTGTAAATGGTAATGGCAACATTGTCGAAGAGCTAGCAGATGTATTTATGGGTGCAGGCTGGAATGTCATCAAAGTACTATGGAGTAGTGATTGGGACAAATTACTAAATGATCCAAAAGCAGGTAAAAAATTACAAGAAAGATTAAGTTCACTAAATGATGGTCAATTCCACACTATTAAAGCTCACGGTGGAGCAGAGTGTCGTAAAGTGGTATTTAGTGGTGATGAAGACTTAGAAGCTCTAGCAAAAGACATGTCAGATGCTGATTTGGCAGCACTTCGTCGCGGTGGTCATGATCCGCTTAAAATCTACGCTGCTTATAAAAAAGCTACAGAAAATGCAAATGGACGCCCAACTCTTATATTACCAATGACTGTTAAAGGTTATGGCTTAGGTGAGTGGGGAGAGTCTAAAAATATCGCTCATAACGTTAAAAAACTTGATACAGAAGCGTTAGATTATATTAGAAATAGATTTGATGTTCCTGCTAAAAAAGAAGATGTTGAAAATTATAAGCTTATTAAACTAGATGAAAATTCTCCAGAAATGAAATATCTTCATTCTAAGAGAAAAGACTTAGGTGGTTATATGCCTGCTAGGCTTGAGAACAATCAAGCATTAGAAATACCTCACTACACAGATTTTGCTAAAAATCTTTTAGATGATAGTGGTGATAGAGAGTTTTCAACGACTACAGCTTTTGTAAGAATTTTGTCAACGTTAGCAAAAGACAAAAAATTAGGTAAGTATCTTGTACCAATTACAGTTGATGAATCACGTACTTTTGGCATGGAAGGATTATTTAGACAGCTAGGTATTTATAATCCTAAAGGTCAACAATATGTTCCAGAAGACAAGCAACAAGTTATGTTCTACAAAGAATCTGTAGATGGTCAGATTTTACAAGAAGGTATTAATGAACAGGGAGGTTTTTGCTCATGGATAGCAGCAGCAACTTCTTATAGTGTTCATAAGGTGCCAATGGTTCCATTTATGATTTACTATTCTATGTTTGGTTTCCAAAGATTTGGAGACTTGGCATGGGCAGCTGGTGACTCTATGGCAAAAGGTTTTGTTATAGGTGGCACATCTGGTCGTACAACTTTAAATGGCGAAGGTCTACAGCATGAAGATGGTCATAGCCATATCCAAGCTGGATTAATACCAAATTGTGTGTCTTATGATCCAACTTACGCTTACGAGCTCGCTGTTATATTGCATGAAGGTATGAAGAGAATGTATGTTGATGGTGATAAAGTTTATTATTACATCACGGTTATGAATGAGAATTATTCTCATAGAGCTATGCCAGAAGGTTGTGAAGATGGTATTATCAAAGGTTTATATAAGCTAGAAGATAATAAGCCTGCTAAAAATCATGTTCAATTAATGGGTTCTGGTTCTATTCTAAGAGAAGTTGAAGCAGCAGCTAAGATGCTTAAAGATGAGTATGATATTAGCTCAAATATTTGGAGTATGACTAGTGCAAATGAGCTTTATAGAGAGGCTAAAAATGTAGCTAGAACAAATATGCTTCATCCAACAGCTAAGAAAAAAGAAAGCTATATAGAAAAATGCTTTAAAAATGAGCAAGGTCCTGTGATAGCATCTACTGACTATATTAAGCTTTATACAGATCAGTTAAGAGAATTTATACCTCATACATTTGTTAACTTAGGTACAGATGGTTTTGGTAGATCAGATACTAGAGCGGCGCTAAGAAGTTTCTTTGAAGTAGATAGATATCATGTTGTAGTGGCAGCACTTTATGCTTTATCTTTAGATGGTAAAGTTAAAGTAAGTGAAGTAAAAGAAGCTATTAAAAAATATAATATAGATCCAGAGCGTGTAGCTCCATTATACAGCTAATTGGTAAGGAGATATTAATGTCTATAGAGGTAATTAAAGTACCAGATATTGGTGATTATAGTGAAGTTGATGTGATTGAAGTTAATGTTTCTGAGGGTGATGTTATTGCTAAAGAAGATTCTTTAATTACATTAGAAACAGATAAGGCTAGTATGGAAGTGCCTTCTCCAGTAGCTGGTAAGATAGTTAAATTAACTGTAAAAGCTGGTGATAAAGTTTCACAAGGCTCTGCAATTATGGAAGTAGAAGTTGCAGGTGACGAAAAGGCTCAAGATTCAAAACAACAACAAGAATCCATACAGTCTGCCTCTGATGAGGTATCTAAGCCACAGTCTAGAGCTTCCCAAGCATCTTCAGAAGTTATAGATGTAAAAGTACCAGATATTGGTGACTATAGTGAGGTTGATGTCATAGAGGTATCTGTGAAGGTTGGTGATAAAATTGAAAAAGAAGACTCTCTAATCACATTAGAAACAGATAAAGCTAGTATGGAGGTACCATCTTCAGTAGCAGGTGAAGTTGTTGAAGTTTTAACAAAAGTTGGTGAAAAGGTGTCACAAGGCAGTTTGATACTTAAAGTTAAAACAGAAGGTTCAGCTCCAGCACAAGCTAGTTCACAACCTGCAGCTGCTAAACAAGAGGCGCCTAAACAGCAAGCTGCTACAGCACCAGCATTAAGTTCGGTAAATGAGTATGCTGTAGATAATTCTAGTGCTCATGCTTCACCAGCTGTTAGAAAGCTAGCAAGAATATTAAATGTGGATCTAAGTAAAGTAAAAGCTACAGGTCGTAAAGGTAGAGTTACAAAAGAAGACTGTTATAACTATATTAAAAATGCTGTTAGTCAGGTTCAATCTGGTAAGGTTGCAGCTAGTGGCAGTGGTTTAGATCTTCTAGATGATCCAGTAGTTGATTTTGCTAAGTTTGGTGAGATTGAAACGTTAGCCTTATCAAGAATTAATAAAATTAGCTCAAAAAATCTACATAGAAACTGGGTCAAAATTCCTCATGTTACTTTTTATGATGATGCAGATGTTACAGATCTTGAGGAGTTTAGAAATGCTAAAAAAGCATTTGCTGAAAAGAAAGGTGTGAAAATTACTCCTTTGTCATTCTTGGTTAAAGCAGCTGCAGTTGCATTGCAAGAGTTCCCAAGGTTCAATAGTTCTCTATCTAATGATGGTGAGAGTCTGATTGTTAAAAAGTATTATAATATAGGTTTTGCTGCTGACACTCCTGTTGGTCTTATGGTTCCTGTAATTAAAGATGCTGATAAAAAAGGTATTATTGAAATATCAAAAGATATCATGGAGTTAGCAGGTAAGGCTCGTGATGGTAAGTTAGGTGCAAAAGACATGGCTGGCGCTACATTTACTATCTCAAGTATTGGAGTACTAGGTACTACAGCATTTACACCAATTATTAATATGCCGGAAGTAGCAATTATGGGTGTGTCAAAAACTGCAGTGAAACCAGTTTGGAATGGTAAAGAATTCACCCCAAGAACTATGCTCCCACTGTCTTTATCTACAGATCATAGAGTGATAGATGGTGCGTTAGCTGCGAAGTTCTTAACTAGGTATTGTCAGATATTATCTGATTTACGTGAAATCATAATGTAAGCGGAGTTTTAAAATGAGTGATATTAAAACACAGGTTGTAGTGTTAGGTAGTGGTCCTGGTGGATATAGTGCAGCTTTTAGAGCGGCTGATTTAGGATTAGAAGTTACTTTAATAGAAAGATATGAGAATATTGGTGGAGTGTGTCTAAACGTTGGTTGTATTCCATCCAAAGCATTACTACATATTGTAAAAGTTATCAATGAAGCTAGACATCTAGCAGCTGATGGCATCCTTGAAATGGGTGATATCAAAATTAATAAAGATAAAATTCTTAAATATAAGAATGATGTTGTTAGTAAGCTTACCAGCGGTCTTAAAGGCATGGCTCAGATGAGAAAAGTTAAGATCGTACAAGGTTACGGTAAATTTGTATCTGACAAAGAGCTTGCTGTAGAGAGTGCTGACGGTAAAGTAACTAAAATAACTTTTGATAATTGTATTATCGCTGCTGGATCTAGTGTGATAAATCTACCATTTGTGCCAAAAGATGACAGAATTATCGACTCAACTGGTGCTCTTGAAATGAAAGAGATTCCAGAAACTATGCTTGTAGTTGGTGGTGGAATTATTGGTCTTGAGATGGCTCAAGTATACTCTGAACTTGGTACAAAGATTACAGTAGTTGAATTTGCTGATCAGCTTATGAATGGTGTAGATAAAGATATAGTAAAAGCTTATGAGAAGATGAACAAGCGTTATGAAGTTCGCCTAAAAACTGGTGTCACAGCTATGGATGCTCGTAAAGATGGTATCTATGTAACTATGGAAGGTCAGCACTCAGCTAAAGAAGAAAGATATGATAGAGTGCTTATGGCTATTGGCCGTAAGCCAAATGGTAAGCTAATTGATGCCGAAAAAGCTGGTGTAAGAGTTGATGAAAAAGGGTTTATTCCCGTTGATAAGCAACTTCGTACAAATGTGTCACACATCTTTGCAATAGGTGATATTATTGGTCAGCCGATGCTTGCACATAAAGCTGTCCCAGAGGGAAGAACTGCTGCTGAAGTTATTTCTGGCTTAAATCATAGTTTTGATCCTTTAGTGATTCCAGCTGTTGCTTATACTGATCCAGAAGTTGCTTGGGTAGGTGAGACTGAAACTTCAGCTAAAGCTAAAGGTATTAAGTATGAAAAGGGCGTTTTCCCTTGGGCTGCTAGTGGTCGATCATTAAGTATTGGTAGATCAGAGGGTATGACAAAAGTATTATTTGATGAGAATCACAGAATTATTGGTGCTTCTATCGTTGGTACTAATGCTGGTGAGCTTATTTCAGAAGCAGCTTTGGCTATTGAGATGGGTTGTGATGCTGAAGATATCGCTCTTACAGTTCATCCACATCCAACTTTATCTGAAAGCTTAATGATGGCTACAGAAGTTTTTGAAGGTACTGCAACAGATCTTCCTCCGCAAAAGAAAAGTTAAAGTCTCAGAGTCAGAACTTAAAAAAATTAAGGAGTTTTGGGGTAAAAATTATACATCAAAGTAAGAAAGTTTTTACTTGATTTCATCTGTCATACTCATAAAAAACATACGTAATATTTATGTTAGTATTTATATTAATGCTTATGTAATTTGCCTTAAAAAAGCTGGTATTTTCCAGATTTCACTTTAAAGTGCGGCAAACCTAATAGCCAAGTTTTTATTTAGAATAAATAACTATTTAGCTAAATTTATTATTTACTCTACTTGTTTTTCTATGTTATATTGTTTTTATAGTTGTTTTAATTTTATTATTAATCAATAAAGAGCTTATTGGTATTTAGATATATTTTAAGATATATTTTAAATTTACTGCCTTGTGCTTATTTATGAAGTTCTTTTATGGTTATATATCGTTGAGGTTTTTATTTAAAATGATAAACTACTTTCCTGATAATGTAGAAGCTCTAGAATTTGCTAAAAGTATGAAAACTTTTATGCTTAATGTTATAGCTGACTTAAGTAAGAACACATATGTCGATAATTTTGATTATATTAAATTCCATAAGAATGGAAGTATCTTAAACTTGGCAACTAATATAAAGCTTTTAGAATATCGCTTTAGAAATAATATCAAATATAAAATTTTATTTGAAGGTCTGATCAAAGAAGAAATTATTGGAAAGCCACATATATATTTATGGCCTAATGAACCAAGTAATCAAATAATGAAAGTGTTATTTGAGTTCGGTATGTCGAATGGATGTAGCATATTTATTTGTAATAAAAATTTTATAGAAGTATTTTCTTTTTCTTCTTCAAAAGGTATATCACTCAATAATTTATATACAAATAAATTTAGTTACTTAAAACAATTTATAGCTTTCTTTAAAAGCATGTATTTAAGGTATGTATCAATATCAGGTAAAGAAGTCGAATATATTAAAACAGACCTTAAATTCCCTAAGGTAGTTAAAAAAGAAAGCAAAAGTTTTGAAATGCCAAAAAAGATTTACATTGCAGAGAATGTATTCCTAACACATAAAGAATTAGAAGTTTGTAAATATTTTTTAAAAGGATATTCGAATAAAAAAATAGCTCAAATATTGTGTAAATCTCTAAGAACTGTTGAAACTAATCTCAACACTGTTAAAAATAGATTAAATCTAAACTTTCGCGATGATATTGTTGACTTTTTTGCTGATAAATATTGGATTGTAGATTCATTGTAAATATTTAAAATATGTGGTTTTTCACGGTGTTTTTATCTTAGTTATTTTGGTTTAATAGTCTCTATGAACGATAAAAACAGATTTATATGTTTTTAAAAAGCATACATATAACTTAGAGAACGTTAATATTTGCAATAATAATTACTAATAAATTTAATAAGTATTACAGGATATTTAATGAAACGTGTGCTTAAGCAAGATGCTATAGTGACTTTTCCAGCTGATTACATAAATGAGGAAGCAACAGTGATTGTCATAAAAAATCTTCTTAATGGTATAGTAGCAGTTGTCACAGATATTTCTCCTTTTCATCCAGTTGATCACTTATGGCCAGATCACTCAGCTGATAGCGGAGAATTAATCTTAGGAGATAAAAAATTTACTATTACAGAATGTTTGATAGTTGCTTTTGATCAAATTAATGAAGAATTGCTTTTTGATGGAGGTATTAAAATAAGAGCCATCAGGTGTAATCAAGCAGGCTGGTTATGGGTCATTCCATGTGGAGGTACTCATTCACCGGTACTAAAGTCATGTCAAGTTAAAGTAACCTTAACACAATTTACTTCTGAAAGTTTTGAAATGAAGAATCAATTAATGTCTGGAGGTAATAAATTTGAATAGTCTTTCTACTGTTATTGAGTTATTTCGCGAGGATATGAAATTTTCGGCAGCCCATTTTACTATTTTTTCTGAAACGCAGCGAGAGTGCTTACATGGACATAATTTTCAAGTTTATGCAATCATAACGGCTCCTGTTATAGGTAATAATTTATCATTTGACTATACTATTTGTCGAAAGGAGATTTTAAACTTATGTTACTCACTAAATGAACGTTGTCTTATGCCTAGTAAGTCGCCTTATTTAAAAATAGAAAAACAACATCGTTGTTATATGATAAAGTTTGATAAAACTAAATTTGTACTTCCAGAAGAAGATGTTTTGTTGTTGCCTATTAAAAATATTACCACTGAAGGATTGGCACAATGGTTTGTAAAGACAATCGCTTCCAATAAAGACTTTTATGGTTTAGAAGATGCCGAAATTCTTACAATAAAAATTGCTACAGCGCCTGGTCAATATGCTAGTGCAACGGTTTTGCTAAAGGAGTTTAACTGATGAGTAAGTTAGCAATTGTAACGGGTGGTAGTAAGGGTATCGGTAAGGAGGTAGTTAATCAATTACTTCATCAAGGTTGGCAAGTAATGAATTTATCTAGAACATTTTGTGAATTACCGGGAGTAATTAATTGTGAAGCAGATTTAAGTAGAGATGATCTTAAAGAAATTTTATCGTTAAGCTTGGCTCCTTATCTAAAAGATAGAAAGAAAGTTTGCATTGTACATAATGCTTGTGCTTACTTTTCTGGCACAACTTTAAATGTTTCCAGTCAGGAACTTAAACAGGCTTGGCAAGTTAATATTACTGCACCTATATTTATCAATCAAATTATTATTCCATTTATGCTTCCTGGCTCTAGTATTCTTTATGTGGGTTCAACACTCTCCGAAATGGCAGTGCCTAATTGTTTGCCTTACGTTATTACTAAACATGCAAGCGTTGGATTAATGAGATCAACTTGTCAAGATTTAAGTAAGAAGGGTATCCATACTTGTTGTATTTGCCCTGGATTTACTAATACTGAGACTTTGCAACAGCATTTAAGAGAAGGGGGTAGACATATAGATCAAGCCATAGAAAATGTTGCGATGAAGCGGATTATTGATCCTAAAGAAATAGCAAATTTTATTACATATTGTGTCGAGACACCTATTGTAAATGGAGCAGTATTACATACTAACTTAGGTTATATTAACCAATAAGAGGAATATTAATGCAAACTTTAACAAAAGAAAAACAACTACTTGCTAAAAATACTTTGGATTCATTTTATGAGGCGATACAGAGAAAACAGAAAGTTATTCCTTTTGATGCTAACTTTTATTTTACTAAAGGAGAGCCAGGTAGAGTTACTGGTTACCTTCTCAGAGAGGTAGCGTTAGAAGAAGAGGTGGTTCATTGGTTAAACTCAAGGGTGAAATTTCAACAAGTTATGCAACGTTATAAGAAATATGATTATAGGTTGGCTTCTTTAGATTGGCCAGCACACTTTGCAACAAGGTTTATTAATGTTACAGGTCAAGCAGCAACTAACTGTGAAAACATTTTCATGTTTTTCCCTGAAGTCTTGGGGTTAAAAACAGATAATTTAGAAGATTATTTTGGTTTTGAATTTATTGATATGTGGGTTTCTGTATTTGATGAAATTATTTTCCCATGTATGCGTAGAGTGTTTGATAAAGATTCACAGTTTGAACTTTATGCAACCTTACGGCCAATGCTAGAAAAAACTATCTATTTGGCCTCTGTATTTCATGAAATTGGACACCGGTGTGGTTATTGGAAAGTTTCTTCTACTGTTGATTCTAGAATATCAATTAATAAATTTCATACCGATGTATTAGGAGAGTTAGCTACAGATACTCTCTTAGTTAACTTTTTACCTGAATTTCGAGAGCTTCAATATTTTATTTTTTTACAACGTTTGTTTTGGTTCGGAAGGTTTGGATTTAAAGATAATCCTAGAAATGGAAAATTAAATAACGATAATGATACTTGGATAGGAGCTTACCTATGGAATCAATATATTGAAAAATCGGTTTTAACACAAAACTCTGATGAAACT
Proteins encoded:
- the aceE gene encoding pyruvate dehydrogenase (acetyl-transferring), homodimeric type, which encodes MSDFTKDIDVLETQEWLEAFEDVVKREGVDRARFLFDQLLVKGAELGVESAYATAKVKKYINSIDVSNQPSYPGDIELEKKIEAVNRWNSTVIVAHANKKDGSIGGHIGTGAGAMTLYEVGFNHFWKAPNENHAGDLIFYQGHLSPIVYARSFLEGRISSEQLDNFRKQAFNGEMAVSSYPHPYLQPTYWQFPTVSMGLGPLQAIYQARFMKYLEARGLAKTSDRRVWAFCGDGEMDEPESIGSITRAGREGLDNLIFVVNCNLQRLDGLVNGNGNIVEELADVFMGAGWNVIKVLWSSDWDKLLNDPKAGKKLQERLSSLNDGQFHTIKAHGGAECRKVVFSGDEDLEALAKDMSDADLAALRRGGHDPLKIYAAYKKATENANGRPTLILPMTVKGYGLGEWGESKNIAHNVKKLDTEALDYIRNRFDVPAKKEDVENYKLIKLDENSPEMKYLHSKRKDLGGYMPARLENNQALEIPHYTDFAKNLLDDSGDREFSTTTAFVRILSTLAKDKKLGKYLVPITVDESRTFGMEGLFRQLGIYNPKGQQYVPEDKQQVMFYKESVDGQILQEGINEQGGFCSWIAAATSYSVHKVPMVPFMIYYSMFGFQRFGDLAWAAGDSMAKGFVIGGTSGRTTLNGEGLQHEDGHSHIQAGLIPNCVSYDPTYAYELAVILHEGMKRMYVDGDKVYYYITVMNENYSHRAMPEGCEDGIIKGLYKLEDNKPAKNHVQLMGSGSILREVEAAAKMLKDEYDISSNIWSMTSANELYREAKNVARTNMLHPTAKKKESYIEKCFKNEQGPVIASTDYIKLYTDQLREFIPHTFVNLGTDGFGRSDTRAALRSFFEVDRYHVVVAALYALSLDGKVKVSEVKEAIKKYNIDPERVAPLYS
- the lpdA gene encoding dihydrolipoyl dehydrogenase; this encodes MSDIKTQVVVLGSGPGGYSAAFRAADLGLEVTLIERYENIGGVCLNVGCIPSKALLHIVKVINEARHLAADGILEMGDIKINKDKILKYKNDVVSKLTSGLKGMAQMRKVKIVQGYGKFVSDKELAVESADGKVTKITFDNCIIAAGSSVINLPFVPKDDRIIDSTGALEMKEIPETMLVVGGGIIGLEMAQVYSELGTKITVVEFADQLMNGVDKDIVKAYEKMNKRYEVRLKTGVTAMDARKDGIYVTMEGQHSAKEERYDRVLMAIGRKPNGKLIDAEKAGVRVDEKGFIPVDKQLRTNVSHIFAIGDIIGQPMLAHKAVPEGRTAAEVISGLNHSFDPLVIPAVAYTDPEVAWVGETETSAKAKGIKYEKGVFPWAASGRSLSIGRSEGMTKVLFDENHRIIGASIVGTNAGELISEAALAIEMGCDAEDIALTVHPHPTLSESLMMATEVFEGTATDLPPQKKS
- a CDS encoding 6-pyruvoyl trahydropterin synthase family protein, with translation MNSLSTVIELFREDMKFSAAHFTIFSETQRECLHGHNFQVYAIITAPVIGNNLSFDYTICRKEILNLCYSLNERCLMPSKSPYLKIEKQHRCYMIKFDKTKFVLPEEDVLLLPIKNITTEGLAQWFVKTIASNKDFYGLEDAEILTIKIATAPGQYASATVLLKEFN
- a CDS encoding helix-turn-helix transcriptional regulator produces the protein MINYFPDNVEALEFAKSMKTFMLNVIADLSKNTYVDNFDYIKFHKNGSILNLATNIKLLEYRFRNNIKYKILFEGLIKEEIIGKPHIYLWPNEPSNQIMKVLFEFGMSNGCSIFICNKNFIEVFSFSSSKGISLNNLYTNKFSYLKQFIAFFKSMYLRYVSISGKEVEYIKTDLKFPKVVKKESKSFEMPKKIYIAENVFLTHKELEVCKYFLKGYSNKKIAQILCKSLRTVETNLNTVKNRLNLNFRDDIVDFFADKYWIVDSL
- the aceF gene encoding pyruvate dehydrogenase complex dihydrolipoyllysine-residue acetyltransferase; the encoded protein is MSIEVIKVPDIGDYSEVDVIEVNVSEGDVIAKEDSLITLETDKASMEVPSPVAGKIVKLTVKAGDKVSQGSAIMEVEVAGDEKAQDSKQQQESIQSASDEVSKPQSRASQASSEVIDVKVPDIGDYSEVDVIEVSVKVGDKIEKEDSLITLETDKASMEVPSSVAGEVVEVLTKVGEKVSQGSLILKVKTEGSAPAQASSQPAAAKQEAPKQQAATAPALSSVNEYAVDNSSAHASPAVRKLARILNVDLSKVKATGRKGRVTKEDCYNYIKNAVSQVQSGKVAASGSGLDLLDDPVVDFAKFGEIETLALSRINKISSKNLHRNWVKIPHVTFYDDADVTDLEEFRNAKKAFAEKKGVKITPLSFLVKAAAVALQEFPRFNSSLSNDGESLIVKKYYNIGFAADTPVGLMVPVIKDADKKGIIEISKDIMELAGKARDGKLGAKDMAGATFTISSIGVLGTTAFTPIINMPEVAIMGVSKTAVKPVWNGKEFTPRTMLPLSLSTDHRVIDGALAAKFLTRYCQILSDLREIIM
- a CDS encoding SDR family NAD(P)-dependent oxidoreductase, which encodes MSKLAIVTGGSKGIGKEVVNQLLHQGWQVMNLSRTFCELPGVINCEADLSRDDLKEILSLSLAPYLKDRKKVCIVHNACAYFSGTTLNVSSQELKQAWQVNITAPIFINQIIIPFMLPGSSILYVGSTLSEMAVPNCLPYVITKHASVGLMRSTCQDLSKKGIHTCCICPGFTNTETLQQHLREGGRHIDQAIENVAMKRIIDPKEIANFITYCVETPIVNGAVLHTNLGYINQ